From a single Oncorhynchus nerka isolate Pitt River linkage group LG11, Oner_Uvic_2.0, whole genome shotgun sequence genomic region:
- the LOC115137064 gene encoding uncharacterized protein LOC115137064: MDWTLWISILALLITSDYVSGKDLLKPVNLTVDIWDGEVTLLWDSPEGAPPLAQYQVQMARYVNSNWTNVTSCDRTQLTYCDLSYLIGDFFMVYKVRVRLVTENSISAWSRGKKFNPRESKLQHPSSTLLATSSSVTVRVHRKPLLKKIFPFGLTYTIYLQGRGQDNKTVVIQLKDGDDEDKAEVRFTSLHWGQEYCVCLKVAGNGGQFTSEVSPEQCLLLPEQEWYILAVVSFSTLSVMGVLVMLALCCFLRRPEKMPVALKSTGSGWQPLCVGDVPVEIVTDKGWFMSTARTDAMVWLADERTTLAGKGEQEEGEDRRTSLGSGDCTKSHISGNGNGRSPEKQEDSGCGSMGAPESAISSRSGTGEPPLLDRRININISLKEDSGVGLGCQLGCAGSLQGDDCGILPGMVMVTGDGYRSQSPSSVDSHFTETEQSFQQISCETVMADPVLGYRSGHMACVCLGASQCVWCQTRRHCEGSVGGQSVALFSLTEEQLNCSSLTGDMCEMESPCSSYKTNNLHIETVVNLEDSVTFSHLPTCIGESFPLLTALSELLPVEGGLNCSVNTMLPSLGDLEVTFG, encoded by the exons GTAAAGACCTACTGAAGCCAGTCAATCTGACGGTGGACATATGGGACGGGGAGGTGACGTTGCTCTGGGACTCCCCTGAAGGGGCCCCGCCACTGGCTCAGTACCAGGTGCAGATGGCCAG GTATGTCAATAGTAATTGGACCAACGTGACCAGCTGTGACAGGACCCAGCTGACATATTGTGACCTGTCCTACCTTATCGGTGACTTTTTCATGGTCTACAAGGTCCGGGTTCGACTGGTCACTGAGAACAGCATCTCTGCATGGTCACGGGGGAAGAAGTTCAACCCCAGAGAAA GTAAACTGCAGCATCCCTCCAGTACACTGTTGGCCACCTCCAGTTCAGTAACAGTCCGTGTTCACAGGAAGCCATTACTAAAAAAGATCTTCCCATTTGGCCTGACTTATACTATCTACCTACAGGGAAGAGGGCAGGACAACAAG ACCGTTGTCATTCAATTGAAGGATGGAGACGACGAGGATAAGGCGGAGGTTCGGTTTACGTCTCTTCATTGGGGACAGGAGTACTGTGTCTGCCTCAAAGTTGCAGGCAACGGAGGACAATTCACCAGTGAGGTCTCCCCTGAACAGTGCCTCCTGCTGCCAGAGCAAG AGTGGTATATCCTTGCTGTGGTGTCCTTCTCCACCCTAAGCGTGATGGGGGTCCTGGTCATGCTGGCCCTTTGCTGCTTCCTGAGGCGCCCTGAGAAAATGCCTGTTGCACTG AAATCCACAGGCAGTGGCTGGCAGCCTCTCTGTGTGGGAGATGTCCCAGTGGAGATCGTCACAGACAAAGGCTGGTTCATGAGCACCGCCAGAACTGATGCCATGGTCTGGTTGGCCGACGAAAGGACTACTCTAGCAGGCAAGGGAGagcaggaagaaggagaggacagaaggaCGAGTCTGGGCAGTGGGGATTGCACTAAATCACACATTTCTGGGAATGGAAACGGAAGGAGTCCGGAAAAGCAAGAAGACAGTGGCTGTGGAAGCATGGGAGCACCAGAGAGTGCCATCAGCAGCAGGAGTGGAACTGGAGAGCCCCCCCTGCTGGATAGGAGGATTAACATAAACATCAGCCTGAAAGAGGACAGTGGGGTGGGGCTGGGCTGCCAGTTAGGGTGTGCTGGGAGTCTACAGGGGGACGACTGTGGAATCTTGCCTGGGATGGTAATGGTCACAGGGGATGGCTACCGGAGCCAGAGTCCCTCTTCAGTGGACTCTCATTTTACTGAGACGGAGCAGAGTTTTCAACAAATCTCATGCGAAACAGTTATGGCTGATCCTGTTTTGGGATACAGGTCAGGTCACATGGCATGTGTTTGTTTAGGGGCAAGCCAATGTGTTTGGTGCCAGACAAGAAGACACTGTGAGGGGAGTGTCGGTGGACAGTCTGTAGCCCTGTTTAGTTTGACAGAGGAGCAGCTAAACTGCAGCAGTCTCACAGGAGACATGTGTGAGATGGAATCTCCATGCTCCAGCTATAAAACGAACAATCTCCACATAGAAACGGTGGTGAACTTGGAGGACTCAGTAACCTTTTCCCACCTGCCTACATGCATCGGTGAATCCTTTCCACTCCTGACGGCTTTATCAGAGTTGCTCCCGGTGGAGGGAGGACTGAACTGCAGCGTGAACACTATGCTTCCTTCTCTGGGTGATTTGGAAGTGACATTTGGTTGA